The Phyllopteryx taeniolatus isolate TA_2022b chromosome 9, UOR_Ptae_1.2, whole genome shotgun sequence genome contains a region encoding:
- the rdh20 gene encoding LOW QUALITY PROTEIN: retinol dehydrogenase 10-A (The sequence of the model RefSeq protein was modified relative to this genomic sequence to represent the inferred CDS: inserted 1 base in 1 codon) has product MEAEGHRRLQXAARPLARTHSVLCERQQEPSRAMMIFLMDLQMMLLDMIYFILRNTLRAVLRPRVKPIDGELVLITGSGGGLGRLFAQEFTKQGAEVVLWDVDGATNERTANLVRDLGGKAHAYTVDVTKREDVYRYADLVRKDLGRDVTMLVNNAGVVAGQRVLDCPDELIERTMRVNCLGLFWTVKAFLPQMKAKDHGHIVTIASVLGLFSTGCVEDYCASKFAAVGFHESLAHELLAEEVEGVKTTLVCPYIVDTGMFEGCQIRKEMELILPPLDPQYCVEQAMNAILIDQPLVCIPRLTYLAVLCRALLPWESNVVSYRFMGSDKCMYPFIDAKKKQMLNGVNSLA; this is encoded by the exons ATGGAGGCTGAGGGCCACAGACGGCTCC TAGCAGCTCGGCCGCTCGCACGAACACACTCAGTCCTTTGTGAACGTCAGCAAGAGCCGAGCCGAGCAATGATGATATTCCTCATGGACCTGCAGATGATGCTGCTGGACATGATTTACTTCATCCTGCGCAACACCCTGCGGGCCGTCCTGCGACCGCGCGTCAAGCCCATCGACGGCGAGCTGGTGCTGATCACTGGGTCGGGAGGAGGCCTGGGTCGCCTCTTTGCCCAGGAGTTCACCAAGCAAGGTGCCGAGGTGGTGCTGTGGGACGTGGACGGCGCCACCAACGAGCGAACAGCCAACCTGGTGCGCGACTTGGGGGGAAAGGCGCACGCCTACACTGTGGATGTCACCAAAAGGGAGGACGTGTATCGCTACGCCGATCTGGTGCGGAAGGACCTGGGTCGGGATGTCACCATGCTGGTGAACAACGCCGGAGTGGTGGCTGGCCAACGAGTGCTGGACTGTCCGGACGAGCTCATCGAAAGGACCATGAGGGTCAACTGTCTCGGACTCTTCTGG ACAGTGAAGGCCTTCCTGCCTCAGATGAAGGCCAAGGATCACGGCCACATCGTGACCATCGCCAGCGTGTTGGGCCTCTTCAGCACAGGTTGCGTAGAG GACTACTGTGCCAGTAAGTTTGCTGCGGTGGGTTTCCATGAGTCTCTTGCTCACGAGCTGCTGGCTGAAGAAGTGGAGGGAGTGAAGACCACGCTGGTGTGTCCTTACATCGTGGACACAGGCATGTTTGAGGGCTGCCAGATAAG AAAGGAGATGGAGCTCATCTTGCCTCCTCTGGATCCTCAGTACTGTGTGGAGCAAGCCATGAACGCCATCCTCATAGATCAACCCCTAGTGTGCATTCCACGTCTCACCTACCTGGCTGTCCTATGCAGAGC GTTGCTGCCATGGGAATCCAATGTGGTTTCGTATCGTTTCATGGGCTCCGACAAGTGCATGTATCCCTTCATTGATGCCAAGAAGAAACAAATGTTAAATGGTGTCAACTCGCTTGCATAG